The following is a genomic window from Pseudomonas sp. FP2335.
CAGGTCGTCGAGGGACAGCGCGAACGACATCATGCCGCCCGCCGCCAACGACGGCGCGATCATCGGGATGGTGATCAGGAAGAACACCTTCCACGGCCGCGCGCCCAGGTCCATCGCCGCTTCTTCGATCGACAGGTCCAGCTCACGCAAGCGTGCCGACACCACCACCGCCACATACGCCGCACAGAACGTCGTGTGGGCGATCCAGATGGTGACAATGCCGCGCTCCTGGGGCCAGCCGATCATCTGCGCCATCGCCACGAACAGCAGCAACAGCGACAGACCGGTGATCACTTCCGGCATCACCAGCGGCGCGGTCACCAGGCCGCCGAACAGCGTGCGGCCCTTGAAGTGGCTGATACGGGTCAGCACGAATGCCGCCAACGTGCCCAGCGCCACGGCGGCCACCGCCGTGTAGCAGGCGATTTCCAGGGAACGCGCCACCGAGCCCATCAACTGGGTGTTGTCCAAAAGGCCCACGTACCACTTGATCGACCAACCGCCCCACACCGTCACCAGTTTGGATTCGTTGAACGAGTAGATCACCAGGATCAGCATCGGCAGGTAGATGAACAACAACCCCGCCACCAGCATAAAGCTGGAGAAACTGAAGCGCTTCATATCTTGCCCTCCATCTCTTTGGCTTGGCTGCGGTTGAACAGGATGATCGGTACGATCAGGATCGCCAGCATCACCACCGCCAGGGCGGAGGCCACCGGCCAGTCACGGTTGTTGAAGAATTCTTGCCACAGCACTTTACCGATCATCAGGGTTTCCGGGCCACCGAGCAGTTCCGGGATCACGAACTCGCCCACTACCGGGATAAACACCAGCATGCAGCCGGCGATGATGCCGTTCTTGGACAGCGGCACGGTGATCTTCCAGAAACTGTTGAAGGTACTCGAACCCAGGTCGGATGCAGCTTCCAGCAGGCTCTGGTCGTGTTTCACCAGGTTGGCGTACAGCGGCAGGATCATGAACGGCAGGTACGAATAGACCACGCCGATATACACCGCGATGTTGGTGTTGAGGATCTGCAACGGTTCGTTGATCAGCCCGATGGACATCAAAAAACCGTTGAGCAAGCCGTTGTTGCTGAGGATGCCCATCCACGCATACACGCGGATCAGGATCGCGGTCCAGGTCGGCATCATGATCAGCAGCACCAGCACGGTCTGCATCTCTTTGCGCGCACTGGCAATGGCGTAGGCCATCGGGTAGCCGATCAGCAGACACAGCAGCGTGCTGAAGAACGCCATTTTCAGCGAACCCAGGTACGCGGCGATGTACAGCTCGTCGTCGCCGAGCATCGCGTAGTTGGCCAGGTTCAGCACCAACTGCAGTTTCTGCTCAACAAAGGTGTAGATCTCGGTGTAAGGCGGGATCGCCACGTCGGCTTCGGCAAAGCTGATCTTCAGGACGATGAAGAACGGCAGCATGAAGAACAGGAACAGCCACAGGAAGGGAATACCAATGACCGCATGCCGGCCACTGGGGGTTATTCGTTGCAGGCGGCGCTTGAGCTTCTTCATGTTCATGAGCGCAGTACCACGCCGCTGTCGTCTTCCCACCACACGTAGACCT
Proteins encoded in this region:
- a CDS encoding ABC transporter permease subunit, yielding MKRFSFSSFMLVAGLLFIYLPMLILVIYSFNESKLVTVWGGWSIKWYVGLLDNTQLMGSVARSLEIACYTAVAAVALGTLAAFVLTRISHFKGRTLFGGLVTAPLVMPEVITGLSLLLLFVAMAQMIGWPQERGIVTIWIAHTTFCAAYVAVVVSARLRELDLSIEEAAMDLGARPWKVFFLITIPMIAPSLAAGGMMSFALSLDDLVLASFVSGPGSTTLPMEVFSAVRLGVKPEINAVASLILLAVSLVTFLVWFFSRRAEEMRKKAIQQAIEEAAADGWQQPDKRRAPAPV
- a CDS encoding ABC transporter permease subunit, producing MNMKKLKRRLQRITPSGRHAVIGIPFLWLFLFFMLPFFIVLKISFAEADVAIPPYTEIYTFVEQKLQLVLNLANYAMLGDDELYIAAYLGSLKMAFFSTLLCLLIGYPMAYAIASARKEMQTVLVLLIMMPTWTAILIRVYAWMGILSNNGLLNGFLMSIGLINEPLQILNTNIAVYIGVVYSYLPFMILPLYANLVKHDQSLLEAASDLGSSTFNSFWKITVPLSKNGIIAGCMLVFIPVVGEFVIPELLGGPETLMIGKVLWQEFFNNRDWPVASALAVVMLAILIVPIILFNRSQAKEMEGKI